In Corylus avellana chromosome ca2, CavTom2PMs-1.0, the following proteins share a genomic window:
- the LOC132172058 gene encoding universal stress protein PHOS32-like: MADVVEKERRILVALDEGEESTHALSWCLKNVISENSKDSLVLLYVKPQRVVYPAPDGTGYLFSSDILAAMDKYGTDVADSVIEKAKRMCKDLNDVKVETRVEHGDPRDVICQMEEKLGADALVMGSRGYGPIKRALLGSVSNHCAQNVKCPVLIVKKPKSTSGNN; encoded by the exons ATGGCTGACGTGGTAGAAAAGGAGCGGAGGATCCTCGTGGCCCTCGATGAGGGCGAGGAGAGCACGCACGCTCTCTCGTGGTGTCTCAAGAACGTGATCTCCGAGAATTCCAAAGATTCCCTCGTCCTCCTCTACGTTAAACCCCAACGTGTCGTTTACCCGGCTCCAGATGGCACAG GGTATTTGTTCTCGTCGGATATTTTGGCAGCTATGGACAAGTACGGTACTGACGTGGCTGACTCCGTCATAGAGAAGGCCAAGCGGATGTGCAAAGACCTTAACGAT GTTAAGGTGGAGACGAGAGTAGAGCATGGTGATCCGAGGGATGTTATTTGCCAGATGGAAGAGAAGTTGGGTGCTGATGCATTAGTCATGGGGAGCCGTGGTTACGGCCCGATCAAGAG GGCTTTGCTTGGGAGTGTTAGCAACCACTGTGCACAGAACGTCAAGTGCCCCGTCTTGATCGTCAAGAAGCCAAAATCTACTTCtggaaataattaa
- the LOC132170861 gene encoding calreticulin: MAFRARNPSLLSLFLLSLLAIASAKVFFEERFDDGWESRWVKSDWKKDENVAGEWNFTAGKWHGDPNDKGIQTSEDYRFYAISAEFPEFSNKDKTLVFQFSVKHEQKLDCGGGYMKLLSGETDQKKFGGDTPYSIMFGPDICGYTTKKVHAILHYNETNHLIKKDVPCETDQLTHVYTFILKPDASYSILIDNVEKQSGSVYSDWSILPPKKIKDPEAKKPEDWDDKEYIPDPEDKKPEGYDDIPKEIPDADAKKPEDWDDEEDGEWTAPTIPNPEYKGEWKPKKIKNPNYSGKWKAPLIDNPEFKDDPDLHVYPNLKYVGIELWQVKSGTLFDNVLITDDPEYAKQLAEETWAKHKDAEKAAFDEAEKKREEEESKDDPVDSDAEEEDDADDDSAEDSDSEAKIDESIDDAETKEDEKHDEL, from the exons ATGGCGTTTCGGGCTCGAAACCCTAGCCTTCTCTCTCtgttccttctctctctcctcgCGATCGCCTCCGCCAAAGTTTTCTTCGAAGAACGCTTTGACG ATGGATGGGAAAGTCGGTGGGTTAAATCTGATTGGAAGAAAGATGAAAATGTGGCTGGGGAATGGAACTTCACCGCGGGTAAATGGCATGGAGACCCTAATGATAAAG GTATCCAGACAAGTGAAGACTACAGATTCTACGCTATTTCAGCTGAGTTCCCTGAATTCAGCAACAAGGATAAGACACTAGTCTTCCAGTTTTCTGTCAAGCATGAGCAGAAACTTGACTGTGGTGGTGGCTACATGAAATTACTCAGTGGTGAAACTGATCAGAAGAAATTTGGTGGTGATACCCCTTACAG TATCATGTTTGGACCAGATATCTGTGGCTACACCACTAAGAAAGTCCATGCTATTCTCCACTACAATGAAACAAATCACTTGATCAAGAAGGATGTTCCATGTGAGACTGATCAACTCACTCATGTCTATACATTCATTCTCAAGCCAGATGCCTCATACAGCatcctaattgacaatgtcgaGAAGCAATCTGGGAGTGTCTACAGCGACTGGAGTATCCTTCCTCCCAAGAAAATCAAGGATCCTGAGGCCAAGAAA CCAGAAGATTGGGATGACAAAGAGTACATTCCTGATCCTGAAGACAAGAAGCCAGAG GGCTATGATGACATCCCCAAGGAAATTCCTGATGCTGATGCCAAGAAG CCTGAGGACTGGGATGACGAGGAAGATGGTGAGTGGACTGCCCCAACCATCCCCAACCCTGAGTACAAGGGCGAATGGAAGCCAAAG AAAATTAAGAACCCCAACTACAGCGGCAAGTGGAAGGCACCGTTGATTGACAACCCAG AGTTCAAGGATGACCCAGATCTCCATGTCTACCCCAATTTGAAGTATGTCGGCATTGAACTGTGGCAG GTGAAATCCGGTACCTTGTTTGACAATGTCTTGATTACTGATGATCCGGAATATGCCAAGCAGCTGGCAGAAGAAACGTGGGCCAAGCACAAGGAT GCTGAGAAGGCAGCATTTGACGAagcagagaagaagagagaggaggag GAATCAAAGGATGATCCAGTTGATTCTGAT GCCGAGGAGGAAGATGATGCCGATGATGACTCAGCAGAAGATTCCGACTCTGAAGCCAAAATAGATGAAAGCATAGACGATGCTGAAACCAAGGAAGATGAGAAACAT GATGAACTgtaa
- the LOC132168561 gene encoding histidine kinase CKI1-like: MSKQSEESITTESRQLVRASTLGIETTAKLLAPLNSSAMNFARALSSSLNGTELSSLDIIQDKVAPTLFLALSTIPYISQSSYIGQNGLIFSFYKKDEDQIVALFSNTSSSSPNWYTQPVDRDSGELYGEAVAENPTVTRNASWFQKALKSTSGYSWLGDALNNSGESLFLSAVAMDGRGVISLGLPAKVVVEFFAALDFFDGFHLATKDGDVIIHSRLPDTHIYVRNDTVSLQVVDPDGAPRGHPGYFSCASDDARSTPFDKKVSGKEYFFYCSTLEIAGVETVYVLALPTKGVVSLIQRNSKISILILLILFVSMVISICVFLFFIIRAAKREMSICAALVKQMDATQQAERKSMNKSQAFAAASHDIRGSLAAITALIDICSQGCNTDKGLKGNLSQMSTCTKDLHGLLNSVLDTSKIEAGKMKLEEEEFDLAQLLEDVVDMFYPVAMKKGVDIVLDPCDDSIAKSSHVRGDRGKLKQILCNLLSNAVKFTSEGHITVRATVQETSLENAIIASTNYCPVLESLCQLCPNNKKRLNDLDALRTAQQAPNLTQFVIEVDDTGLGIPKDKQNSVFEFYNQVEDSAFRKGGTGLGLGIVQSLVRLMGGDIRIVDKRAGEKGTCFNIDFKLATYEVESTDNEGLQSVRGSPKQDGSHVILLMAGDQRRKLLMKYIESLNIRVSYVKQGKNLLPLLEKIRQNLDDSYFSSYPAEKTHMGLVDLNEIESDFKSDLGSNIDDHIVSSRSNSKSSSSTGIMLFVVDASAGPFSELSSAMIYLRKGIHNSRCKVVWLDHPTVHVARSVHPPPYDYIMYKPLHGSRLRQVLGLIPELQSLNFPELVDKCEALEMGESSSHQGSLKHDDISTDNRLNGKKALVVEDHAVIRLATVRIIRKLGAEVEMCENGKEAFDRICKLLSDQRKEGDSISPLPYDYVFMDCEMPVMNGFEATRLVRAEEVQYGIHIPIIALTAHIEPELVRRMFQNGMDWHLPKPFSATELLEVIRHIDTKQ, encoded by the exons ATGAGCAAACAAAGTGAAGAAAGTATAACCACGGAGTCACGTCAACTAGTAAGGGCTTCTACTTTGGGAATTGAGACGACGGCAAAATTGCTAGCTCCGCTAAATTCATCCGCCATGAATTTTGCGAGAGCTTTAAGTTCCTCTCTAAATGGAACTGAGCTATCATCATTGGATATCATCCAAGATAAG GTTGCACCGACATTGTTCTTAGCACTTTCAACGATTCCATACATATCACAGTCTTCATATATTGGACAAAACGGATTAATCTTCTCATTTTACAAAAAAGACGAGGATCAAATAGTTGCGTTGTTTTCCAACACGTCATCATCTTCTCCAAACTGGTACACTCAGCCGGTTGACAGAGACAGCGGCGAGTTATATGGAGAAGCAGTTGCCGAAAACCCAACGGTCACCAGAAATGCAAGCTGGTttcaaaaagcattaaaaagcACAAGCGGATATTCTTGGCTTGGAGATGCATTGAACAACTCCGGAGAAAGCTTATTTCTCAGCGCTGTTGCCATGGATGGCAGAGGTGTAATTTCCCTGGGTCTCCCTGCAAAAGTTGTTGTAGAGTTTTTTGCAGCTTTAGACTTTTTCGATGGCTTTCACTTGGCGACAAAAGATGGGGATGTTATTATACATTCGAGACTACCGGACACCCACATATATGTAAGAAACGACACAGTTTCGCTGCAAGTGGTGGATCCAGATGGGGCTCCCAGAGGTCATCCCGGCTACTTCTCGTGTGCGTCCGATGATGCGCGTTCAACGCCTTTTGATAAGAAAGTCTCAGGAAaggagtattttttttattgctctACGCTTGAGATCGCCGGAGTTGAAACg GTATACGTTTTGGCTCTTCCCACCAAAGGAGTAGTAAGCCTTATCCAACGAAACAGCAAGATCTCGATCTTGATTCTTTTGATTCTGTTTGTTAGTATGGTTATCTcgatttgtgtctttttgttcttcataatTAGGGCTGCAAAAAGAGAAATGTCCATATGTGCTGCCCTGGTTAAACAAATGGATGCAACTCAACAAGCAGAACGCAAGAGTATGAATAAAAGCCAAGCCTTCGCTGCAGCAAGCCATGATATACGTGGCTCTTTGGCAGCCATCACTGCTTTGATAGATATTTGCAGTCAGGGTTGTAACACTGACAAAGGTTTAAAGGGAAACTTATCACAGATGAGTACTTGCACAAAGGACCTTCATGGGTTATTGAATTCTGTTCTGGATACAAGTAAAATTGAAGCTGGAAAAATGAAactggaagaagaagaattcgACTTGGCTCAGCTGCTTGAGGATGTGGTGGATATGTTCTATCCTGTGGCCATGAAGAAAGGTGTAGACATTGTGCTTGACCCTTGTGATGACTCAATAGCTAAATCAAGTCATGTTAGAGGGGACAGAGGAAAGCTTAAGCAGATCCTATGCAACTTGCTGAGCAATGCTGTGAAGTTTACATCAGAAGGCCACATCACAGTTCGTGCAACTGTCCAGGAAACAAGCTTGGAAAATGCAATAATTGCTTCTACTAATTATTGTCCCGTGTTGGAATCTTTGTGCCAGTTGTGTCCCAACAACAAGAAACGTTTGAATGATTTGGATGCCCTTCGGACAGCTCAACAAGCTCCCAATCTCACACAATTTGTCATTGAGGTGGATGATACTGGTTTGGGAATTCCTAAAGACAAGCAAAATTCTGTTTTTGAATTCTATAATCAGGTTGAGGATTCGGCTTTTAGGAAAGGTGGAACTGGTTTGGGACTTGGTATTGTTCAATCTTTG GTGCGTCTAATGGGAGGAGATATAAGAATTGTTGATAAAAGGGCAGGAGAAAAAGGCACCTGCTTCAACATCGATTTCAAACTTGCCACATATGAAGTAGAATCAACTGACAATGAAGGGTTACAATCTGTACGTGGTTCGCCTAAACAAGATGGATCTCATGTAATACTTCTTATGGCAGGTGATCAGAGGAGGAAACTTTTGATGAAGTACATTGAAAGCTTGAACATAAGGGTATCATATGTGAAGCAAGGGAAAAATCTACTCCCACTGCTGGAGAAAATAAGGCAGAATCTGGACGATTCCTATTTCAGCAGCTACCCAGCTGAGAAAACCCATATGGGATTAGTTGATTTGAACGAAATTGAATCTGATTTCAAATCTGATTTAGGATCAAATATTGATGATCATATTGTGTCTTCACGCAGCAACTCCAAAAGTTCATCATCTACAGGCATCATGCTGTTTGTGGTTGATGCCAGCGCTGGTCCTTTCTCTGAACTTTCTTCAGCTATGATTTACTTGAGGAAAGGCATCCATAATTCCAGGTGTAAGGTTGTCTGGTTGGATCATCCAACCGTTCATGTTGCTCGCTCAGTGCACCCTCCTCCATATGATTACATTATGTATAAACCTTTGCACGGATCACGCTTACGCCAAGTGCTTGGATTAATACCTGAACTGCAAAGCTTAAATTTCCCAGAGTTAGTAGACAAATGTGAAGCTCTTGAGATGGGGGAGTCTTCTTCTCATCAGGGCTCTCTCAAGCATGATGACATAAGCACTGATAATCGTTTGAATGGGAAGAAAGCTCTGGTTGTTGAAGATCATGCAGTAATACGCCTGGCGACTGTACGTATTATTAGAAAACTTGGTGCAGAGGTGGAGATGTGTGAGAATGGAAAAGAGGCCTTTGATCGTATCTGCAAACTCTTAAGTGATCAGAGAAAGGAAGGAGACTCCATTTCTCCTCTCCCTTATGACTATGTTTTCATGGATTGtgag ATGCCGGTAATGAATGGATTTGAAGCAACAAGACTGGTACGGGCAGAGGAAGTACAATATGGCATCCATATACCAATTATTGCATTGACGGCCCACATAGAGCCAGAGCTAGTACGCCGCATGTTTCAGAATGGGATGGATTGGCATTTGCCTAAGCCATTCAGTGCCACCGAGTTGCTGGAAGTAATCCGACATATCGACACTAAACAATAG
- the LOC132171945 gene encoding universal stress protein PHOS32-like, whose translation MADMVGKERRILVAVDEGEESAHALSWCLKNVISENSKDTLVLLYVIPPRVVYPALDGTGYLFSSDILAAMDKYGTDVADCVIEKAKRTCKDLNDVKVETRVERGDPRDVICQMAEKLGADVLVMGSRGYGLIKRALLGSVSNHCVQNVKCPVLIVKKPKSTAGNK comes from the exons ATGGCTGACATGGTAGGAAAGGAGCGGAGGATCCTCGTGGCCGTCGATGAGGGGGAGGAGAGCGCGCACGCTCTCTCGTGGTGTCTCAAGAACGTGATCTCCGAGAATTCCAAAGATACCCTCGTCCTCCTCTACGTTATACCCCCACGTGTCGTTTACCCGGCTCTAGATGGCACAG GGTATTTGTTCTCGTCGGATATTTTGGCGGCTATGGACAAGTACGGTACTGACGTGGCTGACTGCGTCATAGAGAAGGCCAAGCGGACGTGCAAAGACCTTAACGAT GTTAAGGTGGAGACGAGAGTAGAGCGTGGTGATCCGAGGGATGTTATTTGCCAGATGGCAGAGAAGTTGGGTGCTGATGTATTAGTTATGGGGAGCCGTGGCTACGGCCTGATCAAGAG GGCTTTGCTTGGGAGTGTGAGCAACCACTGTGTACAGAACGTCAAGTGCCCCGTTTTGATCGTCAAGAAGCCAAAATCTACGGCTGGAAATAAGTAA